The following coding sequences are from one Culex quinquefasciatus strain JHB chromosome 1, VPISU_Cqui_1.0_pri_paternal, whole genome shotgun sequence window:
- the LOC6039048 gene encoding proton-coupled amino acid transporter-like protein CG1139 translates to MPINVSVDDHQPNGTSNGTETANGGAVNNGFVLEDLNGKRTTTSNGAEHHHGPHHGHDHHYHLHHHHIREKPGHDYTEDVITTHGVQPHHKTTYAETMIHMLKGNIGTGCFAMGDAFKNGGLVLATVLTLFIGFVCVHCQHILLNCAKKVHNDQQNKGRPPDFAETVGLCFEQGPPRFQRWAKPMKMAVNIFICVTQLGFCCIYFVFISSNFKQIFDRYDMVLDVHYHMALLLIPIILTSIITKLKFLSYCSMLANVCMFLGVGITFYYASIDLPPLTERNFVADWNKLPLFFGTAVFAFEGIALVLPLQNEMKNPHEFRKTFGVLNIGMVFIILLFTAFGFIGYLQWGEDVAGSMTLNLPENEILAESVKVMISSGVLLGFALQFFVAIIIMWPSVECRLNITKHKTLSEMGFRVVMVLVTFVIAECVPNLSLFISLIGALCSTALALVFPPIIELIVAYTDPKQRPGRWMVAKNVVILVLALIGFFTGSYESLSNIVKQWL, encoded by the exons ATGCCCATCAATGTCTCGGTAGACGATCATCAACCGAATGGAACTAGCAACGGGACGGAAACCGCCAACGGCGGCGCCGTCAACAACGGTTTTGTACTGGAAGATCTCAACGGCAAGAGGACAACGACTTCGAATGGGGCAGAACATCACCACGGACCACACCACGGACACGACCATCACTACCATCTTCACCACCACCACATTCGGGAGAAGCCAGGACATGACTACACGGAGGACGTCATCACGACGCACGGAGTCCAGCCCCATCACAAAACGACCTACGCGGAAACGATGATCCACATGCTCAAGGGCAACATCGGAACCGGATGCTTCGCGATGGGCGATGCGTTCAAGAACGGTGGACTAGTACTGGCCACGGTACTGACCTTGTTCATAGGCTTCGTGTGCGTCCACTGTCAGCACATACTGCTGAACTGTGCCAAAAAGGTGCACAACGATCAACAGAACAAAGGCCGTCCGCCGGACTTTGCGGAAACTGTTGGTCTCTGCTTCGAACAAGGTCCACCAAGGTTCCAGCGATGGGCCAAACCAATGAAGATGGCCGTCAACATCTTCATCTGCGTGACCCAACTCGGCTTTTGCTGCATCTACTTTGTCTTCAtcagttcaaattttaagcagaTTTTCGATCGCTACGACATGGTTCTGGACGTACACTACCACATGGCGCTACTGCTGATACCGATCATCCTTACCTCGATCATTACCAAGCTCAAGTTCCTCTCGTACTGCTCGATGCTGGCCAACGTGTGCATGTTCCTGGGCGTCGGCATCACGTTCTACTACGCCTCCATAGATCTACCACCGCTGACCGAACGTAACTTCGTTGCGGACTGGAACAAGCTACCGTTGTTCTTCGGCACGGCCGTCTTCGCCTTCGAGGGTATCGCTCTCGTCCTACCGCTTCAAAATGAAATGAAGAACCCACATGAGTTCCGCAAAACCTTCGGCGTACTCAACATCGGTATGGTGTTCATCATACTGCTGTTTACGGCTTTCGGTTTCATCGGTTATCTACAATGGGGCGAAGATGTCGCCGGAAGCATGACGCTCAATCTACCGGAAAACGAAAT TTTGGCCGAAAGTGTCAAGGTCATGATTTCCAGCGGTGTTCTGCTTGGTTTCGCGTTGCAGTTCTTCGTCGCCATCATCATCATGTGGCCCTCGGTCGAGTGCCGGCTGAACATTACCAAACACAAAACCCTATCGGAAATGGGCTTCCGAGTCGTGATGGTTCTAGTAACAT TCGTTATTGCGGAATGCGTACCGAACCTCAGTCTGTTCATCTCGCTGATCGGGGCGCTCTGCTCGACGGCCCTGGCGCTTGTGTTTCCGCCCATCATCGAGCTGATCGTGGCGTACACGGACCCGAAGCAGCGGCCCGGCCGATGGATGGTGGCGAAGAACGTGGTCATTCTGGTGCTGGCCCTGATCGGATTCTTCACCGGAAGCTACGAAAGCTTATCCAACATTGTCAAACAGTGGCTGTAG
- the LOC119765051 gene encoding uncharacterized protein LOC119765051 has translation MRKDNNTKPHCCFGYPLASSFMQADLRSCFGQTSPAVNGAGNEMIERQTEMQLTNKSPKRTCRAVPSKSLTFFNQPHLRKLAEAESCPAPRQKKFYKHHVYKGEVSTAGEGLQKAEFAESSKIGRAVRNMLNAKLECEQVSTVPFAPSPPVRSTGSFAVPDDARESSQPPPRAAETPKTGRALRNCSMRIRNAN, from the exons ATGCGTAAGGACAACAATACCAAGCCCCACTGTTGTTTCGGATACCCGCTAGCCAGCTCGTTCATGCAAGCAGATCTACGATCGTGCTTCGGTCAAACATCTCCAGCCGTCAACGGTGCAGGAAACGAGATGATCGAACGGCAGACCGAAATGCAGCTGACCAACAAATCGCCAAAGCGCACATGCCGTGCCGTTCCGTCAAAATCGCTCACGTTCTTCAATCAACCACACCTCCGCAAGTTGGCCGAAGCTGAAAGCTGTCCGGCGCCAAGGCAGAAGAAGTTCTACAAGCATCACGTCTACAAAGGAGAAGTATCAACGGCAGGAGAAGGCTTGCAGAAAGCCGAATTTGCAGAATCTTCAAAGATCGGTCGAGCTGTCCGAAACATGCTCAATGCGAAATTGGAATGTGAACAGGTGAGTACCGTTCCATTCGCTCCATCTCCACCCGTTCGTTCTACCGGGTCTTTTGCTGTTCCAGATGATGCACGCGAGTCAAGTCAACCACCACCAAGAGCTGCAGAAACTCCAAAGACCGGTAGAGCACTCCGAAACTGCTCGATGCGCATAAGGAATGCGAACTG A
- the LOC119770486 gene encoding uncharacterized protein LOC119770486, with translation MTTKADKKLVDLLQKRERLVATRELVEKFVAAYDHEKHVIQIPVRLETLNRTYKEFLSVQSEIEQLDKPETFKAHLAVRCEFEDAFCEAKGFLLSKADHHTAHADTSLNSSFTHSQGPSTFHHRLPKIDLPKFNGDESRWISFRDNFVSMIHINEDIPVVNKLQYLLQSLEDPARKQFETVEIQADKYAPTWEELLKKYDNKRSLRKTLFRRLYELPSMEGESAQHLNTLVDDFQRHVKALEKLGEPINQWDTPLVFILSDKLDYATLRAWEQDSSKKEVVTYEELIEFLNNHVRMLKSFASDLQHRQTGNVKVAGASQKKSQSVKFIANAATSETRTYTPQCPSCSKQHLLYECPAFTKLAVIQRRELVTQRSLCWNCFRQNHQARACRSKFSCRICQAKHHTLLHDPGAPDHTQDAAVASNSTAPQHNPSTTIGTFGLGNSSETSLPIVAKQDTVLWKQ, from the coding sequence ATGACAACCAAGGCGGATAAAAAGCtggttgatctgctgcaaaaGCGAGAGCGACTTGTGGCTACACGAGAGTTGGTTGAGAAATTTGTGGCTGCATACGATCACGAAAAGCATGTTATCCAAATACCGGTGCGACTAGAGACGTTGAACAGGACCTACAAGGAATTCCTTTCCGTGCAGTCGGAAATCGAGCAGCTGGACAAACCGGAAACCTTCAAAGCACATCTAGCGGTGCGGTGCGAATTCGAGGATGCTTTTTGTGAAGCCAAAGGTTTCCTGCTCTCCAAGGCAGATCACCACACAGCGCATGCGGATACTTCGTTGAACTCCAGCTTTACTCATTCACAAGGACCGTCAACATTCCATCACAGGCTGCCCAAGATTGATCTACCCAAGTTCAATGGAGACGAATCAAGATGGATTTCATTCCGAGACAACTTTGTTTCCATGATTCACATCAACGAGGACATCCCCGTAGTCAACAAGCTACAATACCTGCTACAATCGTTAGAGGATCCCGCCAGAAAACAATTCGAGACTGTTGAGATTCAAGCAGATAAGTACGCGCCGACCTGGGAGGAACTCTTAAAGAAGTACGACAACAAACGCTCGCTGAGAAAAACCCTATTCCGAAGACTGTACGAGTTGCCATCAATGGAAGGCGAATCAGCACAACATTTGAACACGTTGGTTGACGACTTCCAGCGACATGTCAAAGCCCTGGAGAAGCTTGGAGAGCCGATCAACCAGTGGGATACACCGCTCGTATTTATTCTCAGCGACAAACTGGATTACGCTACCCTACGTGCTTGGGAACAGGACTCAAGCAAGAAGGAGGTGGTGACCTACGAGGAGTTGATAGAGTTCCTGAACAACCACGTTCGCATGCTGAAGTCTTTCGCAAGTGACTTGCAGCACCGTCAAACCGGCAATGTCAAGGTGGCCGGCGCTAGTCAGAAGAAATCCCAATCAGTTAAGTTCATCGCAAACGCAGCCACATCGGAAACAAGGACGTACACACCGCAGTGTCCGTCATGCTCGAAGCAGCACCTGTTATACGAATGTCCAGCATTTACTAAGCTTGCAGTGATCCAGCGTCGCGAGCTGGTCACCCAACGAAGCCTGTGCTGGAATTGCTTCCGCCAAAATCACCAAGCGCGTGCCTGCAGATCGAAGTTCTCCTGCAGAATATGCCAAGCGAAGCACCACACGCTGCTGCACGACCCAGGTGCACCGGACCACACTCAAGACGCAGCTGTGGCTTCCAATTCCACAGCTCCTCAACACAACCCGTCTACAACCATTGGAACCTTTGGATTAggaaattcctctgaaaccagCCTTCCAATCGTAGCGAAGCAAGATACGGTTCTTTGGAAACAGTAA
- the LOC6039047 gene encoding proton-coupled amino acid transporter 4 translates to MPGLIDPSKKPPSSSEPLGKNGTNGQSNPAFEMNDSEVGVTNGKDGKDSDGGGGGGGGGGHGIDSDHPTSYLETTMHIFKGNVGPGLYAMGQAFFNGGIVAAPILTVLLGITCIHSQHLLLNCAAKVKAKLPNAKQLPDFAETVELCFEHGPQRTRRLAKYMKMAVNVFICITQLGFCTVYFGFISNNLKQIYDYYGVVLDIRVHMAIIFVPILLPTLIRNLKYLAWCMTLANICMMLGICITASYAVRDLPSLSEREYFSSWRQLPLYFGTAIFAFEGIALVLPLHNAMRKPSDFGRPLGVLNVGMAIVTVIFTVLGFLGYLKWGDNVKSSLTLNLPPGDILAQSVKVMVSLGILLGYALQFFVAIQIMLPSVHAKIGYSKTHPVRVELVFRLVMVLVTFIVAESILNVGALISLIGALCSTALALVFPPVLEIILGLAQDGKICWMVWLKNSLILVLAIFIFLTGTFESLKEL, encoded by the exons ATGCCCGGCCTAATCGATCCCTCCAAAAAGCCACCATCCAGCTCGGAACCACTTGGCAAAAATGGCACCAACGGACAAAGTAACCCGGCGTTTGAGATGAACGACTCCGAGGTTGGTGTCACCAACGGAAAAGATGGCAAAGATTCCGAcggaggtggtggtggtggtggaggtGGCGGCCACGGTATCGATTCCGATCATCCCACGTCCTACCTGGAGACCACAATGCACATCTTCAAGGGTAACGTCGGGCCCGGCCTGTACGCCATGGGACAGGCCTTCTTCAACGGTGGCATCGTGGCGGCACCGATTCTGACGGTCCTGCTCGGAATCACCTGCATTCACAGCCAACATTTACTG CTAAACTGCGCGGCCAAGGTTAAGGCCAAGCTGCCGAACGCCAAACAGCTTCCGGACTTTGCGGAAACGGTAGAGCTGTGCTTCGAGCATGGACCCCAGAGGACGCGCCGATTGGCCAAGTACATGAAGATGGCCGTTAACGTGTTCATCTGCATCACTCAACTGGGCTTTTGTACCGTTTACTTTGGGTTCATCAGTAATAACTTGAAGCAG ATCTACGACTATTACGGCGTCGTCCTGGACATCCGCGTCCACATGGCGATAATCTTTGTGCCAATCCTGCTGCCCACGCTCATCCGGAACCTCAAATACCTCGCCTGGTGCATGACCCTCGCAAACATCTGCATGATGCTAGGAATCTGCATAACGGCGTCGTACGCCGTCCGCGACTTGCCCTCGCTCAGCGAACGGGAATACTTCTCCAGCTGGCGTCAACTTCCGCTGTACTTTGGAACTGCAATCTTCGCGTTCGAAGGAATAGCACTGGTCCTTCCGCTGCATAACGCCATGCGAAAGCCGTCGGATTTTGGACGTCCGCTGGGCGTGTTGAACGTGGGAATGGCCATCGTAACGGTTATCTTCACCGTGCTGGGTTTTCTAGGTTATCTTAAGTGGGGTGACAACGTAAAAAGTAGCCTGACGTTGAACCTGCCACCCGGGGACATTCTGGCCCAGAGCGTGAAGGTCATGGTCTCGCTGGGGATCCTACTCGGCTACGCGCTACAGTTCTTCGTTGCGATCCAGATCATGCTGCCGTCGGTGCACGCGAAGATCGGCTACAGCAAGACACACCCCGTGCGGGTTGAGTTGGTCTTCCGGCTGGTGATGGTCCTGGTCACTT TTATCGTGGCCGAAAGCATTCTCAACGTGGGCGCGCTTATCTCCTTAATCGGTGCTCTCTGTTCGACAGCTCTGGCGTTGGTCTTCCCCCCCGTGCTGGAGATTATCCTGGGTTTGGCTCAGGACGGAAAAATATGCTGGATGGTGTGGCTCAAAAACAGTCTCATTCTTGTCCTGGCCATCTTTATCTTTCTCACCGGGACTTTCGAAAGTCTCAAGGAGCTGTGA